A single Sutterella megalosphaeroides DNA region contains:
- a CDS encoding SurA N-terminal domain-containing protein: MLQAFRNHKRWLMFIAMVLIIPSFVVTGIYSYNRMTQADNSIAKVGDASITPEDFDRAKREQLERFRQQLGENFRANMLESPEAREAIVRALMDESAVTQTVAAEYVDVSEADAVNLIKNAAALQVDGKFSTELYERFLQSQGKSDAQFVAEIRRDLSKEVLLSGVAGTYPVPKALVRELHNVLTEEREVQTFIVNATDYLDTLVVKDEESKAYYDAHRDEFMAPEHVKIQYVEFSPENFRDQKPNPDEIKAYYEQNKNRWVVPEERRASHILIEFGDDKAAALKTAEKLLAEAKADPSKFAELAKANSADTGSANDGGDLSFFGRGLMVKPFEDAVYAAKKGDIVGPVESEFGYHIIYVTDIRPEHGKSFEEVKGEIEHEYVEQMAIREFSEKAEEFTNIVYEQPDSLEPAAERFGLKIETVDNVTREGVTDPELRPIITEHLVESLFGDESLKEKRNTSAIEVRSNVLVSARVLEHFPTAVRPYEDVKAQIVEKLKLERARELAKADGEKKLAEVRASKSLEGFAEPVRVSRQKTQGQPVELIDAEISYPADKLPAFVGTQVEGGAYIIAYVKDSKLVEPTEAQIRSLTSELAGIYGEADRIGYLDALKATLNARIENEAFVKGETQANEE; encoded by the coding sequence ATGCTTCAGGCATTTCGCAATCACAAGCGCTGGCTGATGTTCATCGCCATGGTGCTGATCATTCCGAGTTTCGTGGTGACGGGGATCTACTCGTACAACCGCATGACTCAGGCCGACAACTCGATCGCCAAGGTGGGCGACGCCTCGATCACGCCCGAGGACTTCGACCGCGCCAAGCGCGAGCAGCTCGAGCGTTTCCGCCAGCAGCTCGGGGAAAACTTCCGCGCCAACATGCTCGAGTCGCCCGAAGCGCGTGAAGCGATCGTGCGCGCTCTGATGGACGAGTCCGCCGTGACGCAGACGGTTGCGGCCGAGTACGTCGACGTCTCCGAAGCCGATGCCGTCAACCTCATCAAGAACGCCGCGGCCCTTCAGGTCGACGGCAAGTTCTCCACGGAACTCTACGAACGGTTCCTCCAGAGCCAGGGTAAGAGCGACGCGCAGTTCGTCGCCGAAATCCGCCGCGACCTGTCGAAAGAAGTGCTCCTTTCGGGCGTTGCGGGCACCTATCCCGTGCCGAAGGCGCTCGTTCGCGAACTCCACAACGTGCTTACCGAAGAGCGCGAAGTGCAGACCTTCATCGTGAACGCCACCGACTACCTCGATACCCTCGTCGTCAAGGACGAAGAATCGAAGGCCTATTACGACGCGCACCGCGACGAATTCATGGCGCCCGAACACGTGAAGATTCAGTACGTCGAATTCTCGCCCGAAAACTTCCGCGACCAGAAGCCCAATCCCGACGAGATCAAGGCTTACTACGAGCAGAACAAGAACCGCTGGGTCGTGCCCGAAGAACGTCGAGCGAGCCACATCCTGATCGAATTCGGCGACGACAAGGCGGCCGCCTTGAAGACGGCCGAAAAGCTCCTTGCCGAAGCGAAGGCCGATCCCTCGAAGTTCGCCGAACTCGCCAAGGCCAATTCCGCCGACACCGGCAGCGCCAACGACGGGGGCGACCTCTCCTTCTTCGGTCGCGGCCTGATGGTCAAGCCCTTCGAAGACGCCGTCTATGCCGCCAAGAAGGGTGACATCGTCGGTCCGGTCGAATCCGAATTCGGCTACCACATCATCTACGTCACCGACATCCGTCCCGAGCACGGCAAGAGCTTCGAAGAGGTGAAGGGCGAGATCGAACACGAGTACGTCGAACAGATGGCGATCCGCGAATTCTCGGAAAAGGCCGAAGAGTTCACGAACATCGTCTACGAACAGCCCGACAGTCTCGAACCCGCCGCCGAACGCTTCGGCCTCAAGATCGAAACGGTCGACAACGTGACGCGCGAAGGCGTGACGGATCCGGAACTGCGTCCGATCATCACGGAGCACCTCGTCGAGTCGCTCTTCGGCGACGAAAGCCTCAAGGAAAAGCGCAACACGAGCGCGATCGAAGTGCGCTCCAACGTGCTCGTTTCCGCCCGCGTGCTCGAACACTTCCCGACGGCCGTGCGTCCCTACGAAGACGTGAAGGCTCAGATCGTCGAGAAGCTCAAGCTCGAACGCGCCCGCGAACTCGCGAAGGCGGACGGCGAGAAGAAGCTCGCCGAAGTGCGCGCTTCGAAGAGCCTCGAAGGCTTTGCCGAACCCGTGCGCGTTTCGCGCCAGAAGACGCAGGGTCAGCCCGTCGAGCTGATCGACGCCGAAATCTCCTACCCCGCCGACAAGCTCCCCGCTTTCGTCGGTACGCAGGTCGAGGGGGGCGCCTACATCATCGCCTATGTGAAGGATTCGAAGCTCGTCGAACCGACCGAAGCTCAGATCCGCAGCCTCACGAGCGAACTCGCCGGCATCTACGGCGAAGCCGACCGCATCGGCTACCTCGACGCGCTCAAGGCGACGCTCAACGCCCGCATCGAAAACGAAGCGTTCGTGAAGGGTGAAACGCAGGCGAACGAAGAGTAA
- the lon gene encoding endopeptidase La, which produces MTNKFNSPGTPQRLPVVPLRDMVVGPNTMTTVFMSRPVSVSAAQAALKETDAKVVLLTQRQKEVDEPKAEDLWDVGVVGEITQLLRLPDGSVKGLVRGLTRCSLKSLVLPGSEDPDKDYYEAVVEDIPTLDAPENELAPFRVSLVSGVRHFLSGDRKVPAEVFEAIEKESDPVLCCDLAAAVLPLSTEERIAFIREIDPFKRFDMLLELMQRLQQSGQIDRRIQMRVKDQMDRNQREYYLNEQMKAIRKELGMSEDEDGPDDTAALEKKVREAKLPAEVQKAALEEVRRLKGMSPTAAEAAVVRGYVDTLLDLPWTKKCEVNSDIEHARQVLDEDHWGLKKVKERILEYLAVQKRQDKMKAPILCLVGGPGVGKTSLGRSIARATNRNYVRMALGGIADEAEIRGHRRTYVGAMPGQVIKHLMKAGVRNPLFLLDEIDKISGGVRGDPNSALLEVLDPEQNNSFEDHYVELPFDLSDVFFVATSNSYNIPPALLDRMEVIDLEGYTEDEKVHIAEQHLVGKQMRACGIKEDEVRIERSAILEVIRYYTREAGVRQLERTIGRILRKILLEELEKKEGKPELPIVVDDKAVEKYLGIRQYDITEAERAPAVGYVNGLAWSSVGGDILNVEVVTFPGKGNVIRTGSLGDVMKESVEAARSVVRSRAASFGIPSDVFYSTDWHVHFPEGATPKDGPSAGAAITTAMVSSLTGIPVRSDVAMTGEITLRGRVTAIGGLKEKLLAAARGGVRTVLVPDENRKDMKEIGEDVLKDLKVVYVKTIDDVLKEALVRMPEPLAANATAAATDKKPEAQGAVPPAPASVESAPASAQPA; this is translated from the coding sequence TTGACCAACAAGTTCAATTCCCCGGGAACACCGCAGCGTCTGCCCGTGGTGCCGCTTCGCGACATGGTGGTGGGGCCCAATACGATGACCACCGTCTTCATGTCGCGACCGGTTTCGGTGTCGGCCGCTCAGGCCGCGCTGAAGGAAACGGACGCCAAGGTGGTCCTGCTCACGCAACGCCAGAAAGAAGTCGACGAACCGAAGGCCGAAGACCTTTGGGACGTGGGCGTCGTGGGTGAAATCACGCAGCTTCTGCGCCTGCCCGACGGCTCCGTGAAGGGGCTCGTGCGCGGTTTGACGCGCTGCTCGCTCAAGTCCCTTGTCCTCCCCGGTTCGGAAGATCCCGACAAGGATTACTACGAAGCGGTCGTTGAGGACATTCCGACGCTCGACGCCCCCGAAAACGAGCTCGCGCCCTTCCGCGTGTCGCTCGTGAGCGGCGTGCGCCACTTCCTCTCGGGCGACCGCAAGGTTCCGGCCGAAGTGTTCGAAGCCATCGAGAAAGAGTCGGATCCCGTGCTCTGCTGCGACCTCGCAGCGGCCGTGCTTCCGCTCTCGACCGAGGAGCGCATCGCCTTCATTCGCGAAATCGATCCCTTCAAGCGCTTCGACATGTTGCTTGAGCTCATGCAGCGCCTGCAGCAAAGCGGTCAGATCGACCGCCGCATCCAGATGCGCGTCAAGGATCAGATGGACCGCAATCAGCGCGAGTACTACCTCAACGAGCAGATGAAGGCCATCCGCAAGGAACTCGGCATGTCCGAGGACGAGGACGGTCCCGACGACACGGCCGCGCTCGAAAAGAAGGTGCGCGAAGCAAAGCTCCCCGCCGAGGTGCAAAAGGCGGCGCTCGAAGAAGTGCGTCGTCTGAAGGGCATGTCGCCCACGGCGGCCGAAGCGGCCGTGGTGCGCGGCTACGTCGACACGCTTCTCGACTTGCCGTGGACGAAGAAGTGCGAAGTCAACTCCGACATCGAGCACGCCCGTCAGGTCCTCGACGAGGACCACTGGGGTCTCAAGAAGGTGAAGGAACGCATTCTCGAGTACCTGGCCGTTCAGAAGCGCCAGGACAAGATGAAGGCGCCGATTCTCTGCCTCGTGGGCGGTCCGGGTGTGGGCAAAACCTCGCTCGGTCGTTCGATCGCGCGCGCGACGAACCGCAACTACGTTCGCATGGCGCTCGGCGGCATCGCCGACGAAGCGGAAATCCGCGGTCATCGCCGTACGTACGTGGGCGCGATGCCGGGGCAGGTCATCAAGCACCTCATGAAGGCGGGCGTTCGCAATCCGCTCTTCCTCCTTGACGAAATCGACAAGATTTCGGGCGGCGTGCGCGGCGACCCCAATTCGGCGCTTCTCGAAGTGCTCGACCCCGAACAGAACAATTCGTTCGAAGACCACTACGTCGAGCTGCCGTTCGACCTCTCGGACGTCTTCTTCGTGGCGACCTCGAATTCGTACAACATTCCGCCGGCGTTGCTCGATCGTATGGAAGTGATCGACCTCGAAGGCTACACGGAAGACGAGAAGGTGCACATTGCCGAACAGCACCTCGTCGGCAAGCAGATGCGCGCCTGCGGCATCAAAGAGGACGAAGTGCGCATCGAGCGCTCGGCGATCCTTGAGGTGATCCGCTACTACACGCGCGAAGCGGGCGTGCGCCAGCTCGAACGTACGATCGGTCGCATCCTTCGCAAGATCCTCCTTGAGGAACTCGAAAAGAAGGAAGGGAAGCCCGAACTGCCGATCGTCGTCGACGACAAGGCGGTCGAGAAGTACCTCGGCATCCGTCAGTACGATATCACCGAAGCCGAACGCGCTCCCGCCGTGGGGTACGTGAACGGTCTTGCGTGGTCGAGCGTGGGCGGCGACATTCTGAACGTCGAAGTCGTCACGTTCCCGGGCAAGGGCAACGTGATCCGTACGGGCAGCCTCGGCGACGTCATGAAGGAAAGCGTCGAAGCGGCGCGCTCCGTCGTGCGTTCGCGTGCGGCCTCGTTCGGCATCCCGAGCGACGTCTTCTACTCGACCGACTGGCACGTGCACTTCCCCGAAGGCGCGACCCCGAAGGACGGTCCTTCGGCCGGTGCGGCGATCACGACTGCCATGGTGTCCTCGCTCACGGGCATCCCCGTGCGCAGCGACGTCGCCATGACGGGTGAAATCACCCTGCGCGGTCGCGTTACCGCCATCGGCGGCCTGAAGGAAAAGCTCCTCGCGGCCGCCCGCGGCGGCGTTCGCACGGTGCTCGTCCCCGACGAAAACCGCAAGGACATGAAGGAAATCGGCGAAGACGTGCTGAAGGATCTGAAGGTCGTCTACGTGAAGACAATCGACGACGTGCTGAAGGAAGCGCTCGTGCGGATGCCCGAACCGCTCGCGGCGAACGCGACGGCCGCGGCGACCGACAAGAAGCCCGAGGCTCAGGGTGCGGTTCCGCCCGCCCCCGCGAGCGTCGAATCCGCTCCCGCGTCGGCGCAGCCCGCGTAA
- the clpX gene encoding ATP-dependent Clp protease ATP-binding subunit ClpX, with translation MDSKKELTCSCCGRPKSACQTLLGVGPDTYLCDRCVRNMMKVVESRAKSAGEAAAASAPEAGAGAETPETPAAEPKKLPTPKELYEHLEKYVIGQEHAKRTLSVAVYNHYKRLKALDEKGDAAAKDREVELQKSNVLVVGPTGSGKTLLAQTLARALDVPFAIADATTLTEAGYVGEDVENIVARLVQAADGDIEKAQRGIIYLDEIDKIARKSENPSITRDVSGEGVQQALLKLIEGTVARMPEAGGRKHPNRPMIEVDTTQILFICGGAFDGMERIIEQRTQKSTIGFGGTVHGKREREATDIFSKVEASDFVRFGLIPELVGRLPVITCLNSLDEQALIRILTEPKNAIVRQFQALFKMEGIELEFTADALQEIARRAIERKTGARGLRSILEDILLDTMFELPGSEEPVERVIVTKDAVRKTAKPEIFRRGTQAPSA, from the coding sequence ATGGATAGCAAGAAAGAACTGACGTGCTCGTGCTGCGGTCGCCCGAAGAGTGCCTGCCAAACGCTTCTCGGTGTCGGTCCCGACACGTACCTCTGCGACCGTTGCGTGCGCAACATGATGAAGGTCGTCGAATCGCGCGCGAAGTCGGCGGGCGAAGCGGCGGCCGCTTCCGCGCCCGAAGCCGGGGCCGGGGCCGAAACGCCCGAGACGCCCGCGGCCGAACCCAAGAAGCTCCCGACCCCGAAGGAACTTTACGAACACCTCGAAAAGTACGTGATCGGTCAGGAGCACGCGAAGCGCACGCTCTCCGTTGCGGTCTACAACCACTACAAGCGTCTGAAGGCGCTCGACGAAAAGGGCGACGCGGCCGCAAAGGACCGCGAAGTCGAACTTCAGAAGTCGAACGTTCTCGTCGTGGGGCCGACGGGCTCCGGGAAGACGCTCCTCGCGCAGACGCTGGCGCGCGCGCTTGACGTGCCCTTTGCGATCGCGGACGCGACGACCCTCACCGAAGCCGGTTACGTGGGCGAAGACGTCGAAAACATCGTCGCGCGCCTCGTTCAGGCCGCGGACGGCGACATCGAAAAGGCTCAGCGCGGCATCATCTACCTCGACGAAATCGACAAGATCGCCCGCAAGAGCGAGAACCCCTCGATCACGCGCGACGTCTCGGGCGAGGGCGTGCAGCAGGCGCTTCTGAAACTCATCGAAGGGACGGTGGCGCGCATGCCCGAAGCGGGCGGGCGCAAGCACCCGAACCGCCCGATGATCGAAGTCGACACGACGCAGATTCTCTTCATCTGCGGGGGCGCCTTCGACGGGATGGAACGCATCATCGAGCAGCGCACGCAAAAGAGCACGATCGGCTTCGGCGGTACCGTGCACGGGAAGCGCGAACGCGAAGCGACCGACATCTTCTCGAAGGTCGAAGCCTCGGACTTCGTGCGTTTCGGCCTGATCCCCGAACTCGTCGGCCGTCTGCCCGTCATCACGTGCCTCAACAGCCTCGACGAACAGGCCCTCATCCGCATCCTGACGGAGCCCAAAAACGCCATCGTGCGTCAGTTCCAGGCGCTCTTCAAGATGGAAGGGATCGAGCTCGAATTCACGGCCGACGCCTTGCAGGAAATCGCCCGCCGCGCGATCGAACGCAAGACCGGCGCCCGCGGTCTTCGCTCGATTCTGGAGGACATCCTTCTCGATACGATGTTCGAACTCCCCGGCTCCGAAGAGCCCGTCGAGCGCGTGATCGTGACGAAGGACGCCGTTCGCAAGACGGCGAAGCCCGAAATCTTCCGTCGCGGCACGCAGGCGCCTTCCGCCTGA
- the clpP gene encoding ATP-dependent Clp endopeptidase proteolytic subunit ClpP gives MSLVPIVIENSGRGERSFDIYSRLLRDRIVFLNTDVNDQSASLIVAQLLFLESEDPDKDISLYINSPGGSVSAGMAIFDTMRFIRPKVNTICLGMAASMGAFLLAAGEKGKRYALPHSRIMIHQPLGGAEGQASDVEIRARQLLLIKRQMNELMAEFTGKSYEDLVRDTDRDNFMSAQEALEYGLIDEILTKRP, from the coding sequence ATGTCACTCGTACCCATCGTTATTGAAAATTCCGGCCGCGGCGAACGCAGCTTCGACATTTACTCGCGCCTTCTGCGCGACCGCATCGTCTTTCTCAACACGGACGTGAACGATCAGTCGGCGTCGCTCATCGTCGCGCAGCTCCTTTTCCTTGAAAGCGAAGATCCCGACAAGGACATTTCGCTCTACATCAACAGCCCCGGCGGGTCGGTGTCCGCCGGGATGGCGATTTTCGACACGATGCGCTTCATTCGTCCCAAGGTCAATACGATCTGCCTCGGGATGGCCGCTTCGATGGGGGCCTTCCTCCTTGCGGCGGGCGAAAAGGGCAAGCGCTACGCGCTGCCGCATTCGCGCATCATGATTCACCAGCCGCTCGGCGGCGCCGAAGGCCAGGCGAGCGACGTGGAAATCCGCGCCCGCCAGCTGCTTCTCATCAAGCGCCAGATGAACGAGCTCATGGCCGAATTCACCGGAAAGAGCTACGAAGATCTCGTGCGCGACACGGACCGCGACAACTTCATGTCGGCCCAGGAAGCGCTCGAATACGGCCTCATCGACGAAATTTTGACGAAGCGTCCGTAA
- the tig gene encoding trigger factor has protein sequence MTETNEQAVEQVEVNPLERTLELTIATSAANELAERKLVKQAKNVRMPGFRKGHVPMKQVRAMYGMQAFDEAINELVSQAWVDASRESGLKVAGTPRIAIKPGTENDENEMHFVATFEVFPEFDLPDLSQVELTKFECEVTDESVDATIKTMIKQRAEYTACDRAAQDEDRVTLDFVGKIDGTAFQGGTAEGHVFVLGEGRMLPEFEEAVKGMKAGEEKTFPLTFPENYGLQSLNGKTAEFEVKVTEVAEPKYPEVDEEFAKSLGVEGGVEALRAEIKTNLAREVSARVENETKARVMEAVAKVLTFRLPADLVANEEQNLLQQSLRDLEARGLDVKKMKSLPPADLFKEQAERRIRLGLFADKVQEEAKFEVTDEEIKARAERFAVSYENPAEFVDFALKNANARQNFGAQIFEEKLVEWVLAHAKTETKQVAFEDVMKSQF, from the coding sequence ATGACTGAAACGAATGAACAGGCCGTCGAACAGGTCGAAGTCAATCCCCTCGAGCGTACCCTCGAACTCACGATTGCGACCTCCGCCGCCAACGAACTCGCCGAACGCAAGCTTGTGAAGCAGGCCAAGAACGTCCGCATGCCGGGCTTCCGCAAGGGCCATGTTCCGATGAAGCAGGTTCGTGCCATGTACGGCATGCAGGCTTTTGACGAAGCCATCAACGAGCTCGTCTCCCAGGCCTGGGTCGACGCTTCCCGCGAATCCGGTCTCAAGGTGGCCGGTACTCCCCGCATCGCCATCAAGCCGGGCACGGAAAACGACGAAAACGAAATGCACTTCGTCGCCACGTTCGAAGTCTTCCCCGAATTCGATCTGCCCGACCTCTCGCAGGTTGAACTCACCAAGTTCGAATGCGAAGTGACGGACGAATCCGTCGACGCCACGATCAAGACGATGATCAAGCAGCGTGCCGAATACACCGCCTGTGATCGCGCCGCTCAGGACGAAGACCGCGTCACGCTCGACTTCGTCGGCAAGATCGACGGCACCGCCTTCCAGGGCGGCACGGCCGAAGGCCACGTCTTCGTTCTCGGCGAAGGCCGCATGCTCCCCGAATTCGAAGAAGCCGTCAAGGGCATGAAGGCCGGCGAAGAAAAGACCTTCCCGCTCACCTTCCCGGAAAACTACGGTCTCCAGAGCCTCAACGGCAAGACCGCCGAATTCGAAGTCAAGGTGACCGAAGTCGCCGAACCGAAGTACCCGGAAGTTGACGAAGAATTCGCGAAGTCCCTCGGCGTCGAAGGCGGCGTCGAAGCGCTGCGCGCCGAAATCAAGACGAACCTCGCCCGTGAAGTTTCGGCTCGCGTCGAAAACGAAACGAAGGCTCGCGTGATGGAAGCCGTCGCGAAGGTCCTCACCTTCCGTCTGCCCGCCGACCTCGTCGCCAACGAAGAACAGAACCTCCTGCAGCAGAGCCTGCGCGACCTCGAAGCCCGCGGTCTCGACGTCAAGAAGATGAAGAGCCTCCCGCCCGCCGACCTCTTCAAGGAACAGGCCGAACGTCGCATCCGCCTCGGTCTCTTCGCCGACAAGGTCCAGGAAGAAGCCAAGTTCGAAGTGACGGACGAAGAAATCAAGGCCCGTGCCGAACGTTTCGCCGTTTCCTACGAAAACCCGGCCGAATTCGTCGACTTCGCTCTGAAGAACGCCAACGCCCGCCAGAACTTCGGCGCGCAGATCTTCGAAGAAAAGCTCGTTGAATGGGTTCTCGCTCACGCCAAGACCGAAACGAAGCAGGTCGCTTTCGAAGACGTGATGAAGAGCCAGTTCTAA
- a CDS encoding Panacea domain-containing protein — protein MKSTALAPHDSLRVMAYLIRRCRRLGIEVDATKLQKLMYCCYGVCLAILDHRLCDESPEAWQYGPVFPRTLRQLKLNGVDFVETAFEDPALETALPEDVVQAVDQTLTHFGKLSAAQLSVWSHSPGSPWSLASDDGAHLYDQIPDATIRTYFASNVVTVNAEA, from the coding sequence ATGAAGAGTACAGCACTCGCTCCCCATGACAGCCTCCGCGTGATGGCCTATCTCATTCGGCGATGCCGTCGGCTGGGGATCGAAGTCGACGCAACGAAGCTCCAAAAACTCATGTACTGCTGCTACGGCGTGTGCCTGGCGATTCTCGACCACCGTCTCTGCGACGAAAGTCCGGAAGCGTGGCAGTACGGTCCGGTTTTTCCGCGAACGCTTCGGCAGTTGAAGCTCAACGGCGTCGATTTCGTCGAGACCGCATTTGAGGACCCTGCGCTCGAAACGGCGCTGCCCGAGGACGTCGTGCAGGCCGTCGATCAGACACTGACGCACTTCGGAAAACTCTCCGCCGCACAACTTTCGGTGTGGTCCCATAGTCCGGGTTCCCCGTGGAGTCTCGCTTCCGACGACGGAGCGCATCTTTACGATCAAATCCCCGACGCCACCATCCGAACCTATTTCGCAAGCAACGTCGTCACGGTCAACGCCGAAGCTTGA
- a CDS encoding urease accessory protein UreE: MTTLTKLLPPEAAPAQVLLERAHALLLTSAERAEWPDVISTELGDVTVAVEERRPLEVNDVFIDETGALWVVRPAVEPILHVTGDINVMREAAAALINRGVRIADAENGFAVLPLPNLAKMLGMIGLEVAEEEAPFDPIRLVRHEGGCCCGGGHGHHHHHGEEECGCGGHGHHHHGEGECGCGGHGHHHHGEGECGCGGHGHHHGEGECGCGGHGHHHGEGECGCGGHGHHHGEGECGCGGHGHHHGEGECGCGGHGHHHGEGECGCGGHGHHHGEGECGCGGHGHHHHGEGECGCGGHGHHHGEGECGCGGHGHHHGEGECCCGGEGHHHGEGECCCGNEANAQKQEGDCCCKK, from the coding sequence ATGACGACCCTTACGAAGCTCCTGCCCCCCGAGGCTGCTCCCGCTCAGGTTCTTCTCGAACGCGCCCACGCGCTTCTTCTCACCTCCGCCGAACGTGCCGAATGGCCCGACGTCATCTCGACCGAACTCGGCGACGTTACGGTGGCCGTTGAAGAACGCCGCCCGCTCGAAGTGAACGACGTGTTCATCGACGAAACGGGCGCCCTCTGGGTGGTTCGTCCGGCCGTCGAACCGATCCTTCACGTGACGGGCGACATCAACGTCATGCGTGAAGCCGCCGCCGCGCTGATCAATCGCGGCGTGCGCATCGCCGACGCCGAAAACGGCTTTGCGGTTCTCCCGCTGCCGAACCTCGCGAAGATGCTCGGCATGATCGGTCTCGAAGTCGCGGAAGAAGAAGCCCCGTTCGACCCGATCCGTCTCGTTCGTCACGAAGGCGGCTGCTGTTGCGGCGGCGGCCACGGCCATCATCACCATCACGGTGAAGAAGAATGCGGCTGCGGCGGTCACGGCCATCACCACCACGGTGAAGGCGAATGCGGTTGCGGCGGTCACGGCCATCACCACCACGGTGAAGGCGAGTGCGGTTGCGGCGGCCACGGCCACCACCACGGTGAAGGCGAGTGCGGTTGCGGCGGCCACGGCCATCACCACGGCGAAGGCGAGTGCGGTTGCGGCGGCCACGGCCACCACCACGGTGAAGGCGAGTGCGGTTGCGGCGGCCACGGCCATCACCACGGCGAAGGCGAGTGCGGTTGCGGCGGCCACGGCCACCACCACGGTGAAGGCGAATGCGGCTGCGGCGGTCACGGCCATCACCACGGTGAAGGCGAATGCGGCTGCGGCGGTCACGGCCATCACCACCACGGTGAAGGCGAATGCGGTTGCGGCGGCCACGGCCATCACCACGGCGAAGGCGAGTGCGGTTGCGGCGGTCACGGCCACCACCACGGTGAAGGTGAATGCTGCTGTGGCGGCGAAGGCCACCACCATGGCGAGGGCGAATGCTGCTGCGGCAACGAAGCCAACGCCCAGAAGCAGGAAGGCGACTGCTGCTGCAAGAAGTAA
- the purF gene encoding amidophosphoribosyltransferase — MCGIVAMMSREPVNQRIYDALHLLQHRGQDAAGIATLDGLHFHMYKAMGLVRDVFRTRNMRDLTGNIGIGQVRYPTQGCASSNQESQPFYVNAPYGIMFAHNGNLTNAAELTQELYETDRRHINTTSDSEVLLNVLATEISRVTQTKSLDAEGVFEAVAAVHRRVRGSYGCCAVIAGKGLLAFRDPHGIRPLCYGTNVAEDGSIEHMVSSESVTMIGLGFKVERDIAPGEAIWIDLKGNVSVRQCAEHAELNPCAFEFVYFARPDSTIDGINVYGARLKLGEYLAKTVREKLDLSEIDVVMPIPDSSRPCAQQLAQELGIPYREGFIKNRYVGRTFIMPGQAVRKKSVRQKLNAMPVEFEGKNLLLVDDSIVRGTTMREIVRMARESGAKKVFVASSAPRVMFPNVYGIDMPTKSELLCGDGKDEAAVAEAIGADAVVYQTLEGLKGALHDMNPDVPRFDCSCFDGVYVTGDITDEYLARLDAARNAPVAKPAPDEEGDEAGEGKSTLA, encoded by the coding sequence ATGTGCGGTATCGTTGCCATGATGTCCCGGGAACCGGTGAACCAGCGCATCTACGATGCGTTGCACCTCCTGCAACATCGCGGTCAGGACGCGGCGGGCATTGCCACGCTCGACGGACTTCACTTTCACATGTACAAGGCCATGGGGCTCGTGCGCGACGTGTTTCGCACGCGCAACATGCGCGACCTCACGGGCAATATCGGGATCGGTCAGGTGCGCTACCCGACCCAGGGGTGCGCAAGCTCCAACCAGGAATCCCAGCCCTTCTACGTGAACGCTCCCTACGGGATCATGTTCGCGCACAACGGCAACCTCACGAACGCCGCCGAACTCACGCAGGAACTCTACGAAACGGATCGTCGTCACATCAACACGACGAGCGACTCCGAAGTGCTCCTCAACGTGCTCGCCACGGAAATCTCGCGCGTCACGCAGACGAAGAGCCTCGACGCCGAAGGCGTGTTCGAAGCCGTTGCGGCCGTGCACCGTCGCGTGCGCGGCTCCTACGGGTGCTGCGCCGTCATTGCCGGCAAGGGCCTTCTCGCCTTCCGCGACCCGCACGGCATCCGTCCGCTTTGCTACGGCACGAACGTGGCCGAAGACGGCTCGATCGAACACATGGTGAGCTCGGAATCCGTGACGATGATCGGTCTCGGGTTCAAGGTCGAACGCGACATCGCGCCGGGCGAAGCGATCTGGATCGACCTCAAGGGGAACGTCTCCGTTCGTCAGTGCGCCGAACACGCCGAACTCAACCCCTGCGCCTTCGAATTCGTCTACTTCGCCCGTCCCGACTCCACGATCGACGGCATCAACGTCTACGGCGCGCGCTTGAAGCTCGGCGAATACCTCGCGAAGACCGTTCGCGAAAAGCTCGACCTCTCGGAAATCGACGTCGTGATGCCGATTCCGGACAGCTCCCGTCCGTGCGCCCAGCAGCTCGCGCAGGAACTCGGCATCCCCTACCGCGAAGGCTTCATCAAGAACCGCTACGTCGGTCGCACCTTCATCATGCCCGGCCAGGCCGTGCGCAAGAAGAGCGTCCGTCAGAAGCTCAACGCGATGCCCGTCGAATTCGAAGGGAAGAACCTCCTCCTCGTCGACGACTCGATCGTGCGCGGCACGACCATGCGCGAAATCGTGCGCATGGCCCGCGAATCGGGCGCGAAGAAGGTCTTCGTCGCCTCGTCGGCTCCGCGCGTGATGTTCCCGAACGTCTACGGGATCGACATGCCCACGAAGAGCGAACTCCTCTGCGGCGACGGCAAGGACGAAGCGGCCGTGGCGGAAGCGATCGGCGCCGACGCCGTCGTCTACCAGACGCTCGAAGGCCTGAAGGGGGCTCTGCACGACATGAACCCCGACGTGCCGCGCTTTGACTGCTCGTGCTTCGACGGCGTCTATGTGACGGGCGACATCACGGACGAATACCTCGCCCGACTCGACGCCGCGCGCAATGCTCCCGTCGCAAAGCCCGCCCCCGATGAAGAGGGCGACGAGGCCGGAGAAGGGAAGTCGACCCTCGCCTGA